In the genome of Marinibacterium anthonyi, the window CCTGCCAGGCCTGACCGCCGTGGGCCAGCGGGATGATGCCCGCCGCCTTCAGCTTTTCGGCCGCGGCGTTGAATTCGTCCCAGGTGGTCGGCATCTCGATGCCGTTGTCCTCGAGAACCTGCTTGTTGGCCCAGATCCAGTCCACGCGGTGCACGTTGACCGGCGCGGCGCACCAGGTGCCGTCGCACTTCATGTGCTCGGCGATCTGGTCGGGCAGCACGTCGGCCCAGCCTTCGGCTTCGGCCACGTCCGAGATATCGGCCAGAACGCCTTCCTCGTACCATTCCTGGATCGCCGGGCCCTTCAGCTGGACGGCGGTGGGCGCATTGCCCGACAGGACGCGTGCGCGCAGCGCGGTCATCGCCGCGTCGCCGCCGCCACCCGCGACGGGCATGTCGGTCCAGGTGCCGCCGGCATCGGTGAATTCCTGCTGCAGCACGGCCACGGACTTGGCCTCGCCACCGGAGGTCCACCAATGCAGGACTTCGGCCTGCGGTTCGGCCAGTGCGCCGGATGCGCTCAGGGCAAAGGCGGAAATTGCCGCCAAGGCGGTATGTTTCATCTTGAGATCCTCCCGATCTGGCTGCCATGTGCGACAGCGAATGTAATGGCACGGATCCTGCTCTGGCGCCCGACCGTTCCGCAAGGGCCGGTGCCGGGACCTGACGCAGGGTGCGGGCAGAAATCAGAGCGATCTGTTACAGGCTGTTACAGGCGCTATGCAATTGCTGCGGCAGCAGAATGATTGCTGCAGCGCGGAACGGGGAGAACGGGGTGAGCATCGCCAGGCTGCTGGTCGTGGACGACGATACCGAGATGCGCGGGATGATGACCCAGTTCCTGCACCGGCAGGGATTCATCGCCTTCGGCGCCGCCTCGATGACCGAAATCGAAGACGCGATGGAAGCCGGGCGGATCGACCTGATCCTGCTTGACGTGATGCTGGGCGATGAAAGCGGGATCGAGATCTGCGCCCGCCTGCGCCGCGAACAGGACGTGCCGATCATCATGGTTTCGGCCCTGTCGGCCGATCACGACCGCATCGCGGGATACGAGGTCGGCGCCGACGATTACGTGGCCAAGCCCTTCAACCCCGACCTGCTGGTCGCCCGCGTCCGCGCCGTTCTGACCCGGACGCGGCGCACCGCCTCGCTGGTGCACCGCCGGCGCACCCGCCGGTTCCGGTTTGCCGGCTGGACCTATGACGCCAAGCGGGACGAGGTGATTTCCCCCGAAGGCTTCCAGGTGGCGCTGTCGCGGCGGGAAACCAAGCTGCTGCAGGCGCTGCTGGCCAATCCGCATATTCCGCTGACGCGCGAGGAGATCTCGGCCGCGCTGGATGTCACCGGCGACGGTTCACCGGGGGAAGAGGCGCAGGGCCGCGCCATCGACGTGCTGGTCGGCCGCCTGCGATCCAAGATCGAGAAGACGCCGAAGGATCCGCAGATGCTGCGCACCGAACGCGGTGTCGGCTATGTCTTTGCCGTCGACGTGACCGCGGAGGAAACGTGAGCCGCCCGTCGCTCAGCCTGCGCATGTCGGGGACGCTGGTGCTGGCGGTGGCGGTGCTGACCGGGGTGGCGACGGCCGGTATCTGGGCCATGTCGCAGGCCCGCTGGGCCGCCCACCTGGACCGGGCGCAGCGCACCGGCATCCTGCTTTATGACACGCTGACCCGCGACGCGCCCCTGCCCGAGGGCGTGACCGTCACGCTGCTGACCCCCGAGGAAAGCGCACAGGTCGAACGGGGCGATTTCGCGGCCGCCGCGGGCCTTGCGAACCCGGTCTACGTCACCATCGCCCCGCTTCTGCCGGACGCCACCGGCGGCCCGGGCCTGTCGCTGGCCGTGGTGTCGGACGAATTGCAGTACCGGGTGGCCGAGCTGCCCTCGCGCCCCGGTCAGCGCCCGTCGGAAACCTTGGGCCAGCTGACCCGCCAG includes:
- the ompR_5 gene encoding Transcriptional regulatory protein OmpR, which produces MSIARLLVVDDDTEMRGMMTQFLHRQGFIAFGAASMTEIEDAMEAGRIDLILLDVMLGDESGIEICARLRREQDVPIIMVSALSADHDRIAGYEVGADDYVAKPFNPDLLVARVRAVLTRTRRTASLVHRRRTRRFRFAGWTYDAKRDEVISPEGFQVALSRRETKLLQALLANPHIPLTREEISAALDVTGDGSPGEEAQGRAIDVLVGRLRSKIEKTPKDPQMLRTERGVGYVFAVDVTAEET